One Ranitomeya variabilis isolate aRanVar5 chromosome 5, aRanVar5.hap1, whole genome shotgun sequence DNA window includes the following coding sequences:
- the LOC143774959 gene encoding olfactory receptor 5J3-like translates to MGQRNRTFVTEFILSGLSSNPDLQLPLFLLCLLVYMITLLGNLMIIVLVRVTPGLQTPMYFFLMNLSLLDVLYSSTITPNIIANIFSEIRTISIIACAIQMFLFIDLASTEGMILAVTTYDRYVAICKPLYYTVIMNKVKCVKCVISVYMAGCVNSLIHTCAAFSLVFCRSNRVNHFYCDINPILRLSCKDTFLNQIFSFVFAGSIEVGSFLCIVISYVYIMFAIFRIGSSGGRSKSLSTCVSHFTCVALFYCPVFFMYLRPNSAYAEDQDWVVSVFYTVVIPMLNPMVYSLRNQDVKKALVQLNVNRICCV, encoded by the exons ATGGGGCAAAGAAACAGAACATTTGTCACAGAATTCATTCTCTCTGGTCTCTCCTCCAACCCAGACCTCCAGCTTCCTCTCTTTCTGCTCTGCCTGTTAGTCTACATGATAACTTTGCTGGGAAACCTTATGATCATTGTATTAGTTAGAGTAACCCCCGGACTGCAGACACCAATGTACTTCTTCCTTATGAATTTATCACTTCTAGATGTCCTTTATTCATCAACTATTACACCCAATATTATTGCCAACATCTTCTCTGAAATCAGAACAATCTCCATTATCGCTTGTGCTATACAAATGTTTTTATTCATTGACCTGGCGAGCACAGAAGGGATGATACTTGCAGTG actacttatgaccgatATGTAGCTATATGTAAACCGTTGTATTATACAGTCATTATGAACAAAGTGAAGTGTGTTAAATGTGTTATCTCAGTGTATATGGCAGGATGTGTTAACTCATTAATTCATACATGTGCTGCATTTAGCCTCGTGTTCTGTCGGTCTAATCGTGTCAACCATTTCTATTGTGATATCAATCCAATCCTAAGACTTTCATGTAAAGATACATTTCTTAACCAAATTTTCTCATTTGTTTTTGCTGGTTCTATTGAAGTAGGCTCTTTTTTATGTATTGTGATATCATATGTCTACATTATGTTTGCCATATTTAGAATAGGTTCATCTGGAGGTAGGAGCAAGTCTTTATCCACTTGTGTCTCTCATTTTACTTGTGTAGCCTTATTCTACTGCCCGGTTTTCTTTATGTACTTGCGACCAAATTCTGCATATGCAGAGGATCAGGACTGGGTAGTGTCAGTGTTCTATACAGTAGTAATTCCTATGTTAAATCCCATGGTCTATAGTTTAAGGAATCAGGATGTTAAAAAAGCTCTGGTGCAACTTAATGTAAATAGGATTTGCTGTGTATAG